One window of the uncultured Paludibaculum sp. genome contains the following:
- a CDS encoding cytidine deaminase: MELDALRETALQARLRAHAPFSNFLVGAAMEAQDGRIFGGCNVENSSYGLTMCAERTAIFRAVAEGAKRFTRIAVVADTEKLTPPCGACRQVLWDLCGDLEVILFNLGGATETCRLRDLLPRAFDATFLD; encoded by the coding sequence ATGGAACTGGACGCACTGAGAGAAACCGCCCTGCAGGCCCGTCTGCGAGCCCATGCTCCGTTTTCCAACTTCCTGGTGGGCGCGGCGATGGAAGCGCAGGATGGCCGCATCTTCGGCGGATGCAATGTCGAGAATTCGTCCTACGGACTGACGATGTGCGCCGAGCGCACGGCAATCTTCCGCGCCGTGGCCGAAGGCGCCAAGCGCTTCACGCGCATTGCCGTGGTGGCCGACACAGAGAAGCTGACACCTCCGTGCGGCGCCTGCCGCCAGGTGTTGTGGGATCTGTGCGGCGACCTGGAAGTGATTCTGTTCAACCTGGGGGGCGCGACGGAGACCTGCCGTCTGCGCGACCTGCTACCGCGAGCTTTTGATGCGACTTTCCTCGATTAG
- a CDS encoding purine-nucleoside phosphorylase: MIREAAGFLKSKLAQWPETAVVLGSAQAAFADALTERVEIEYKDIPHWPVPTVQGHAGKLIVGKAGATAVTVMSGRVHLYEGWTPQQVTFGVRVLGLLGLKRLILTNAAGGINPAYHRGLLVAITDHLNLQGSNPLTGANDAELGPRFPDMSRAYCPELLAKLKAVAAQSGIALGEGVYAALLGPSFETPAEIRYLRTIGADLAGMSTVPETIVANHMGIRVLAISTVTNMAAGMQKELSHQEVLETGIASAGQLITLLTNLLKSE, from the coding sequence GTGATCCGCGAGGCCGCGGGTTTCCTGAAATCGAAGCTGGCGCAATGGCCCGAAACGGCGGTGGTGCTGGGGAGCGCGCAGGCGGCCTTTGCGGATGCGCTGACAGAGCGAGTGGAGATCGAGTACAAGGACATCCCCCATTGGCCCGTGCCCACGGTGCAGGGCCACGCGGGCAAGCTGATCGTGGGCAAGGCTGGCGCAACAGCGGTGACAGTGATGAGCGGCCGTGTACACCTCTACGAGGGCTGGACGCCACAACAGGTGACCTTCGGTGTGCGCGTGCTGGGGCTGCTGGGCTTGAAGCGCCTGATTCTGACGAATGCAGCGGGTGGCATCAACCCGGCCTACCACCGCGGCCTGCTGGTGGCGATCACCGACCATCTGAACCTGCAGGGCTCGAACCCGCTCACAGGGGCGAACGACGCCGAGTTGGGTCCGCGGTTTCCGGACATGTCGCGCGCGTACTGCCCGGAACTGCTGGCGAAGCTGAAGGCGGTGGCGGCGCAATCCGGTATTGCCCTGGGTGAAGGCGTGTATGCGGCGCTGTTGGGGCCGAGCTTCGAGACGCCGGCGGAGATCCGCTACCTGCGGACGATCGGCGCGGATCTCGCAGGCATGTCGACCGTACCCGAGACGATTGTGGCCAATCACATGGGGATTCGGGTGCTGGCCATCTCGACCGTGACAAACATGGCGGCGGGCATGCAGAAGGAACTGAGTCACCAGGAAGTGCTGGAGACCGGGATCGCGTCGGCCGGTCAGCTCATCACGCTGCTGACGAATCTGCTCAAATCGGAGTAG
- a CDS encoding amidohydrolase family protein — MRLSSISLSLLFCSLLSAAPADLIVSAGRVVTMDAQRHVIVNGAVAIAKGRILAVGPKAEIDKQYRSAKRIDRPDAILTPGLINTHTHAAMSLLRGIADDMALQKWLEKFIFPAEGKNVNEQFVRAGTRLAVLEMMLGGTTTYVDMYYFEDAVAEETKKAGMRGVLGQTIIGFPAPDYKTPELALAGTEKFLERFKNDPLIVPAVAPHAIYTNSAQTLKAARALANKYQTLFITHVSETQKENIDSGGANHNMTPTAYLESLGAMDGRTLFAHEVWTRANDILALKRHSVGIAHCPSSNMKLGSGTANIMGMLRTSIPVGLGTDGPAGSNNDFDMFEEMDLASKLAKVSSQDPTVLPATQAFAMATIAGAQALGMDKEIGSLEPGKRADLITVSTDAPNGWPMHDVYSMLVYSLKASDVQDVVIEGKATVENRKPLTLNPLAIRREAKMLRDKVDASLK; from the coding sequence ATGCGACTTTCCTCGATTAGCCTCTCTCTTCTTTTCTGTTCCCTGCTCTCCGCCGCGCCCGCCGACCTGATCGTGTCGGCCGGCCGAGTGGTGACGATGGACGCGCAACGGCATGTGATCGTCAACGGCGCCGTGGCCATTGCCAAGGGGCGGATTCTCGCTGTGGGTCCAAAAGCCGAAATCGACAAACAGTATCGATCGGCGAAGCGGATCGACCGGCCCGACGCCATACTGACGCCGGGGCTGATCAACACTCACACTCACGCGGCGATGTCGTTGCTGCGGGGGATTGCCGACGACATGGCGCTGCAGAAATGGCTGGAAAAGTTCATCTTTCCGGCCGAAGGCAAGAACGTCAACGAGCAGTTTGTGCGCGCGGGCACGCGGCTGGCCGTGCTCGAGATGATGTTGGGCGGCACGACCACCTACGTCGATATGTACTATTTCGAAGACGCCGTGGCCGAGGAGACGAAGAAGGCCGGTATGCGCGGGGTACTGGGGCAGACGATCATCGGCTTCCCCGCCCCGGACTACAAGACCCCGGAGTTGGCGCTGGCGGGGACCGAGAAGTTCCTCGAGCGGTTCAAGAACGACCCGTTGATTGTGCCGGCCGTGGCTCCACACGCCATCTATACGAACTCGGCCCAGACGCTAAAGGCGGCGCGGGCGCTGGCGAATAAATACCAGACGCTGTTCATTACGCACGTGTCGGAGACACAGAAGGAGAACATAGACTCCGGCGGTGCGAACCACAACATGACGCCCACTGCCTACCTGGAGTCGCTGGGCGCGATGGACGGCCGCACGCTATTCGCGCATGAGGTATGGACACGGGCAAACGACATCCTGGCCCTGAAGCGCCACTCTGTCGGCATCGCCCATTGCCCTTCCAGCAATATGAAGCTGGGCAGCGGCACGGCTAATATCATGGGCATGCTGCGGACCAGCATCCCGGTGGGGCTGGGCACCGATGGGCCGGCGGGCTCGAACAACGACTTTGACATGTTTGAGGAGATGGACCTGGCGTCCAAGCTGGCCAAGGTGTCGTCTCAAGACCCCACCGTGCTGCCGGCGACCCAGGCCTTTGCCATGGCGACCATCGCCGGGGCGCAGGCGCTGGGCATGGACAAGGAGATCGGGTCGCTGGAACCGGGCAAGCGGGCCGACCTCATCACCGTTTCGACCGACGCGCCCAATGGCTGGCCGATGCATGACGTGTACTCGATGCTGGTCTACAGCCTGAAGGCGAGCGATGTGCAGGATGTGGTGATTGAAGGCAAAGCCACGGTGGAGAACCGCAAGCCCCTGACGTTGAATCCGCTGGCGATCCGGCGGGAAGCGAAGATGCTGCGCGACAAGGTGGATGCGTCGCTGAAGTAG
- a CDS encoding thymidine phosphorylase gives MRTVDLIQRKRNGEELSPEEITWFVESYTRGDIPDYQASAFLMAVYFESMTDVEVGAMVEAIIASGDRLDLSSVPGPKVDKHSTGGVGDKTSLICAPLAAAAGVKVPMVSGRALGHTGGTLDKLESIPGFRTNLTVDEFRDVLNRVGFSVIGQSDTVTPADGKLYALRDATATVESIPLIAASIMSKKLAASLDGLVLDVKVGAGAFMKRQTDARKLAQLMTTIARRADLRAQALITDMNQPLGYAIGNALEIMEVSQTLQFSGPDDLTKISLELAARMIYLGKITATMEEARDLAIAKLRDGSGYAKFKDMIAAQGGNPQVLDRFDLLPNATGAMEITSPRGGYISAIDAEEIGIASAMIGAGRDTKEDTIDPAVGVILEVKVGQKVEAGGVLCRLYFTKEDRIGEAAERVEDAFRISSTPPEPRELILEVVS, from the coding sequence ATGCGAACCGTCGACCTCATTCAGCGCAAGCGGAACGGCGAAGAGCTGTCGCCCGAAGAAATCACCTGGTTTGTCGAGAGCTACACTCGCGGCGACATCCCGGACTACCAGGCCTCGGCCTTCCTCATGGCCGTCTACTTTGAGAGCATGACCGACGTTGAGGTGGGTGCGATGGTGGAAGCCATCATCGCCTCAGGAGACCGTCTGGATCTCTCCTCCGTGCCCGGTCCGAAGGTGGACAAACACTCCACCGGCGGCGTTGGCGACAAGACCAGCCTCATCTGCGCGCCGCTGGCCGCGGCCGCCGGCGTCAAGGTGCCGATGGTGTCGGGGCGTGCCCTGGGTCACACGGGTGGCACGCTGGACAAGCTGGAGTCGATCCCCGGTTTCCGCACCAATCTGACCGTCGACGAGTTTCGCGATGTGCTGAACCGCGTGGGCTTCTCAGTGATCGGCCAGAGCGACACGGTGACGCCGGCTGACGGCAAGCTGTACGCGCTGCGGGATGCGACGGCCACCGTGGAGTCGATTCCGCTGATCGCGGCGTCCATCATGTCGAAGAAACTGGCGGCTTCGCTCGACGGCCTCGTGCTCGACGTGAAGGTGGGCGCCGGCGCGTTCATGAAGCGCCAGACCGATGCCCGGAAGCTGGCCCAGTTGATGACGACCATTGCCCGCCGCGCCGATCTGCGCGCGCAGGCATTGATCACCGACATGAACCAGCCGCTGGGCTACGCCATCGGCAACGCCCTGGAAATCATGGAAGTATCGCAGACGCTGCAGTTCTCCGGTCCGGACGATCTGACGAAGATCTCGCTGGAGCTGGCGGCGCGCATGATCTATCTGGGCAAGATCACAGCCACGATGGAAGAGGCACGCGACTTGGCGATTGCCAAGCTGCGCGACGGCTCCGGCTACGCCAAGTTCAAGGACATGATCGCCGCGCAAGGCGGCAATCCGCAGGTGCTGGACCGCTTCGACCTGCTGCCCAACGCGACGGGCGCGATGGAGATCACGTCACCGCGTGGAGGCTACATCTCGGCCATCGACGCGGAAGAGATCGGCATCGCTTCGGCGATGATCGGCGCGGGCCGCGATACCAAGGAAGACACCATCGATCCGGCTGTCGGCGTGATCCTGGAAGTGAAGGTCGGCCAGAAGGTGGAAGCCGGCGGCGTGCTGTGCCGTCTGTACTTCACGAAGGAAGACCGCATCGGAGAAGCAGCCGAACGCGTGGAAGACGCCTTCCGCATCTCCTCGACGCCGCCCGAGCCGCGGGAACTGATCCTCGAAGTCGTCAGCTAA
- a CDS encoding inositol monophosphatase family protein yields the protein MASYLETAIDIAREAGALLSQYFNRGISYDLKGEFDLVTEADRASEKLVVERLKNHFPSHSVLGEEGGMRENSSEYCWYVDPLDGTTNFAHSYPAFNVTLGLERSGELIAGVIFDPVRQEMFAAELGGGAFMNGRRIHASKAATLDVSLLATGFPSRKRHENVNVHFFHQASMVTHGMRRSGSAAIDLAYVACGRLEGFWEFGLNPWDMAAGLLLVREAGGRTSDMHGGPAELRGPHIAVSNSLIHDELLALFSDVFAGRYRYPMPPVTR from the coding sequence ATGGCCAGCTATCTGGAGACCGCAATCGACATCGCCCGTGAAGCGGGCGCGCTGCTTTCGCAGTATTTCAACCGTGGCATCAGCTACGACCTCAAGGGCGAGTTCGACCTGGTGACCGAGGCCGACCGCGCCAGCGAGAAGCTGGTGGTGGAACGGCTGAAGAACCACTTTCCGTCGCACAGTGTACTGGGCGAGGAGGGAGGAATGCGCGAAAACTCCAGTGAATACTGCTGGTATGTGGATCCGCTGGACGGCACCACAAACTTCGCGCACAGCTATCCGGCCTTCAATGTCACGTTGGGCCTGGAACGATCGGGCGAGCTGATAGCCGGGGTGATTTTTGACCCGGTGCGGCAGGAGATGTTCGCTGCGGAACTGGGTGGCGGGGCGTTCATGAACGGCCGCCGGATTCACGCGAGCAAGGCCGCCACACTGGACGTTTCGCTGCTGGCGACCGGGTTCCCGTCGCGCAAACGGCACGAGAACGTGAACGTTCATTTCTTTCACCAGGCGTCGATGGTGACGCACGGCATGCGGCGCAGCGGGTCGGCCGCGATCGATCTGGCGTATGTGGCCTGCGGCCGGTTGGAAGGGTTCTGGGAATTCGGACTTAATCCGTGGGATATGGCCGCGGGATTGTTGCTTGTGCGCGAAGCGGGCGGGCGCACGTCGGACATGCACGGCGGACCGGCCGAACTGCGCGGGCCGCACATTGCCGTCTCCAATTCGCTGATTCATGACGAGTTACTCGCTTTGTTCAGTGATGTTTTCGCGGGCCGTTACCGTTATCCGATGCCGCCCGTGACGCGCTAA
- a CDS encoding SDR family oxidoreductase yields the protein MVLDGQVWLITGASGMGAATARLAAIYGAKVFVCGLEESDCRQLAAECCGGFHCGDLSNRAEAEKAVARCISELGPVDALFNVAGMSGRKYGDGPLHLITDDGWERTFDMNLKTMFHVSRTVLRRMLPRGQGAILNMTSVAAYAPEPHHFDTHAYAAAKGAVISMTKAMAAYYAPHGIRVNAIAPGSVRTPMSLRAQTDERILQMLKSKQPLAGTFIEAEEVARAAVFLLGPGSQMITGQVLGVDAGWGVS from the coding sequence TTGGTTCTCGACGGCCAGGTCTGGCTCATCACGGGCGCTAGCGGCATGGGTGCGGCCACCGCCCGCCTGGCCGCCATCTACGGCGCGAAGGTCTTTGTCTGCGGGTTGGAGGAATCCGATTGCCGCCAGCTCGCCGCGGAGTGCTGTGGAGGCTTCCACTGCGGCGACCTCTCCAACCGCGCCGAGGCGGAAAAGGCCGTGGCGCGCTGCATTAGCGAACTGGGGCCTGTCGACGCTCTGTTCAACGTCGCGGGCATGAGTGGCCGCAAGTATGGCGACGGCCCTCTCCACCTGATCACCGACGATGGTTGGGAGCGCACCTTCGACATGAACCTCAAGACCATGTTCCACGTCTCCCGAACCGTGCTGCGCCGCATGTTGCCGCGCGGCCAGGGCGCGATTTTGAACATGACCTCGGTAGCCGCCTATGCGCCGGAACCGCACCACTTCGACACGCACGCCTACGCCGCGGCCAAAGGCGCGGTCATCTCGATGACCAAAGCGATGGCGGCCTACTATGCGCCACACGGCATCCGTGTGAACGCCATAGCGCCCGGCTCGGTCCGCACTCCGATGAGTCTGCGGGCCCAAACGGACGAGCGCATCCTCCAGATGTTGAAGAGCAAGCAGCCGCTGGCAGGAACGTTCATAGAAGCCGAGGAAGTAGCGCGAGCGGCGGTATTCCTTCTGGGCCCAGGCTCGCAGATGATTACCGGACAGGTGCTGGGCGTGGATGCCGGGTGGGGCGTGTCGTGA
- a CDS encoding nucleoside transporter C-terminal domain-containing protein, whose product MDRFTGVLGLIAILALCYLISTDRKAIKPRLLLWGLGLQFSFAFLVLKTDVGRIFQAASVAVNALLEYAEQGSNFLFGPLGIKSGPFGVVFAFQVLPIVIFIASLFSILYYFGVMQVVIKGMAWGMHRVMRCSGAESTNVAASIFMGQTEAPLTIRPFLANLTPSELFTVMTCGMAHVSGAVMAAYVKIAGVDIKHLLTAVIMTAPATLLLAKMLVPETGHPETEGDVKVEIERPGVNVIDAAARGAGDGLQLALNIGGMLIAFISLIALVNGGMSWLHSIAGWIPESLQKLFGIIFAPIAWLLGVSWKDASSVGDMLGTRMVLNEFIAFLRLGELKSTLDPRSFVIATFALCGFANFSSIAIQIGGIGALAPSRKSDLARMGLKAMMAGTLANFMSACIAGVLL is encoded by the coding sequence ATGGACCGCTTCACGGGAGTGTTGGGCCTGATCGCCATCCTGGCCCTCTGCTACTTGATTTCGACGGACCGGAAAGCCATTAAGCCCCGGTTGTTGCTGTGGGGACTCGGGCTGCAATTCAGCTTCGCGTTCCTGGTGTTGAAGACAGACGTCGGCAGGATCTTTCAGGCAGCCAGCGTGGCGGTGAACGCACTGCTGGAATATGCGGAACAGGGCAGCAACTTCCTGTTTGGACCATTAGGCATCAAGAGCGGCCCCTTTGGGGTCGTTTTTGCGTTCCAGGTGCTGCCGATCGTGATCTTCATCGCCAGCCTGTTCTCGATCCTCTACTACTTTGGCGTGATGCAGGTGGTGATCAAGGGCATGGCGTGGGGGATGCACCGCGTGATGCGCTGCTCCGGCGCGGAGTCGACCAATGTCGCGGCGAGCATCTTCATGGGCCAGACGGAGGCTCCGCTGACCATCCGGCCGTTCCTGGCCAACTTGACGCCCTCTGAATTGTTCACGGTGATGACCTGCGGCATGGCCCACGTGTCGGGCGCCGTAATGGCGGCCTATGTGAAGATCGCCGGCGTCGATATCAAGCACCTGCTGACGGCGGTGATCATGACCGCTCCGGCGACGCTGCTGCTGGCAAAGATGCTGGTGCCGGAGACCGGCCATCCCGAGACCGAAGGCGATGTGAAGGTGGAGATCGAAAGGCCCGGCGTCAACGTGATTGACGCGGCGGCGCGCGGCGCCGGTGACGGCCTGCAGTTGGCGCTGAACATCGGCGGCATGCTGATCGCGTTCATCTCCCTGATCGCGCTGGTGAACGGCGGCATGAGCTGGCTGCATTCCATTGCGGGATGGATTCCGGAGTCGCTGCAGAAGTTGTTCGGCATCATCTTCGCACCCATCGCCTGGCTGCTGGGCGTGAGCTGGAAGGATGCTTCCTCGGTGGGCGACATGTTGGGCACGCGTATGGTGCTGAACGAGTTTATTGCCTTCCTACGCCTGGGTGAATTGAAGAGCACGTTGGATCCGCGGTCGTTCGTGATTGCGACTTTCGCCTTGTGCGGCTTCGCCAACTTCAGCTCCATTGCCATTCAGATTGGCGGCATCGGCGCGTTGGCGCCCAGCCGCAAGTCGGATCTGGCGCGCATGGGCCTGAAAGCGATGATGGCTGGTACGCTGGCGAACTTCATGTCGGCTTGCATCGCGGGGGTGCTGCTGTGA
- the lexA gene encoding transcriptional repressor LexA — translation MSLTDRQREIYDYIVAFRRENGCSPSIPEIQRHFDIRSPNGVAGHLAALEAKGAIRMADRVGSRRIEVVAEKQMSSELLHTLPVYGHIPAGLPQEYQVSAAESTAVFDETMLGFKPREGCFLLKVRGESMKDAGILNGDMVVIEPSPSPSAGQIVAALIDGESTLKRLVRVKGRWFLQAENVEYPELHPRADLVIQGVVRTVVRKL, via the coding sequence ATGAGTCTCACTGACAGACAGCGTGAGATCTACGATTACATTGTGGCGTTCCGCCGGGAGAATGGGTGTTCGCCGTCAATCCCGGAGATCCAACGGCATTTCGATATCCGGAGCCCCAACGGCGTGGCGGGGCATCTGGCGGCGCTGGAGGCGAAAGGCGCCATCCGGATGGCAGACCGAGTGGGGTCGCGCCGTATCGAGGTGGTGGCGGAGAAACAGATGTCCTCCGAGTTGCTCCACACTCTGCCGGTCTATGGACACATCCCGGCCGGGCTGCCTCAGGAGTACCAGGTGTCGGCGGCCGAGTCGACGGCGGTGTTCGACGAGACGATGCTGGGCTTCAAGCCGCGCGAGGGCTGTTTCCTGCTGAAGGTGCGCGGCGAGTCGATGAAGGACGCGGGGATTCTCAACGGCGACATGGTGGTGATTGAGCCTTCGCCGTCACCGTCCGCGGGGCAGATTGTGGCGGCCCTCATTGATGGCGAGAGCACGCTGAAGCGGCTGGTGCGAGTAAAGGGCCGGTGGTTTCTGCAGGCGGAAAACGTTGAGTATCCTGAGCTGCATCCGAGAGCGGATCTGGTGATTCAAGGAGTGGTGCGGACGGTGGTGCGGAAGCTGTGA